One stretch of Armigeres subalbatus isolate Guangzhou_Male chromosome 2, GZ_Asu_2, whole genome shotgun sequence DNA includes these proteins:
- the LOC134215134 gene encoding uncharacterized protein LOC134215134, translated as MTRKRRAKAETNYAAINWQPQTYDADESDLDESLEIPCPLLSTHPNYPLEELELDLEETLHTIREQRTSGIMMPADVVKIKRIIYLFMRDMDIVTSDANSRYLPPSATCEFREPESEPEENYELIIPSSDSDENNMSFSESESNSEDHLQVDKGTTRSPVSRFSSGYFSPDFTSKSMLPSSDFPRDLPGSAFHSSNSQSSNPESLRKQTRTFKIRRKKANNKLQAEPMAKELCTKITSILEPTFSTNIPCSGRTPGTHQKVFSFNKKKN; from the coding sequence ATGACACGCAAGCGACGAGCAAAGGCTGAAACCAATTATGCAGCAATAAATTGGCAGCCGCAGACATATGATGCGGACGAATCGGACTTAGATGAATCTTTGGAGATTCCTTGTCCGTTACTTTCGACGCATCCTAACTACCCGCTAGAGGAGTTAGAGCTGGACCTCGAAGAGACTCTGCATACCATTCGGGAGCAGAGGACTTCGGGGATAATGATGCCAGCGGATGTcgtaaaaattaaaagaataatttatttatttatgcgtGACATGGACATCGTCACAAGCGATGCCAATTCTCGCTATTTACCCCCTAGCGCGACATGCGAATTCAGGGAACCGGAGTCGGAACCAGAAGAAAACTATGAATTGATAATTCCTAGTTCCGATTCCGATGAAAACAATATGTCCTTCAGCGAGTCCGAATCCAATTCGGAAGACCATCTTCAGGTCGATAAGGGAACGACAAGAAGCCCAGTGTCACGCTTTTCTTCTGGATATTTTTCTCCCGATTTCACCAGTAAGTCGATGCTTCCTTCATCCGATTTTCCCCGAGACTTACCTGGTAGTGCTTTCCATTCTTCAAATTCCCAATCTTCGAACCCCGAATCCCTACGAAAGCAAACCCGGACATTTAAGATCCGACGGAAAAAGGCCAACAACAAACTTCAAGCGGAACCCATGGCCAAAGAACTGTGCACGAAAATAACTTCGATTTTGGAACCTACATTTTCAACGAATATTCCTTGTTCCGGACGCACACCTGGAACCCACCAAAAGGTATTTTCtttcaataaaaagaaaaac
- the LOC134214739 gene encoding nose resistant to fluoxetine protein 6-like isoform X2: protein MRVTEYYMLPQLYKYDDYDRCLQQLDTKAVYCIVDTTIKPNASATIWPLIEKYSNDTKRSFRHDRIQRGLCMSGCQQIMGKYDHETQMKYYLKPFNQTSEITFDRNTFRSALDWRIKYRRLVNQCVNFELKRQYSIMGYSEVEYCISNQEQDPIDYLDTIFLVVLGSIILAVILSSFLDYKLKVKRSANMKGSEYYRTPLKKGIFQKLVLFSLPRNWQILTTKRRTTLSKDLRFIQSARFLIMYLVIAGHCMLFSCIFPLLNPEYVEFNYRRTITMLIFNGITVIQSFFIISGFLLAVQFTDYCERNKTFALKDFVSSIVYRYMRLTPLYLFMILFDATWLIKLQDGPVWKRIAETERTFCRNNWWANLLFVNNYFTVDEPCLQQGWYLATDFQLFIVGLLLLAFVRRFPKLLRPTLFVAVILSHVSPALVTYLNRLEGVVLIKPEALKYVLWYDQGYRQMYIPTHTNCGSYLAGMIAGLTYYKLKRSEFNIRRHKPFLLLWYCALPVAVTLLLSAFMFYEYDFEKPAVWIALFSALSKNLWGLIFGVMFVGLALGVGWFVKRLLSYPVFRPLGKITYAVYLCHLFVIRSTMGNARQPIYVSDMHILVATSSTLVLSYIMGLLLYLGIELPFSNLLKQLFQKKPEAYYEENINLAKNDVKTVTENNGP, encoded by the exons TGACGGAGTATTATATGCTTCCCCAGCTATACAAATATGACGACTACGACCGTTGTTTGCAACAATTAGATACGAAAGCAGTTTATTGTATTGTGGACACTACCATTAAGCCTAACGCATCGGCCACAATATGGCCATTGATCGAG AAATATTCCAACGACACCAAAAGGAGCTTTCGACACGACCGCATCCAGCGGGGATTATGCATGAGCGGGTGCCAGCAAATTATGGGAAAGTACGACCACGAAACCCAGATGAAATACTATTTGAAGCCGTTCAATCAAACCAGTGAAATAACGTTCGATCGCAATACCTTCCGGAGCGCGCTCGATTGGCGTATCAAGTACAGACGGTTGGTAAATCAGTGCGTTAATTTTGAACTCAAACGACAGTACTCAATCATGGGTTACTCCGAAGTCGAATACTGTATCAGCAATCAGGAGCAGGACCCCattg ATTACTTAGACACAATATTTCTTGTGGTTTTgggatccataattctggctgTTATCCTATCGTCATTTTTGGATTACAAGCTGAAGGTAAAGCGATCGGCAAACATGAAAGGCAGCGAATACTATCGAACACCACTAAAAAAAGGCA TATTCCAGAAACTAGTCCTGTTTTCGCTACCTCGAAACTGGCAAATTCTGACAACCAAGCGACGAACCACTCTATCGAAAGATCTCCGTTTCATTCAGAGTGCCCGATTTCTCATAATGTATTTGGTAATCGCTGGCCATTGCATGCTGTTCAGTTGTATTTTTCCGCTGCTGAATCCGGAATACGTCGAGTTT AATTATCGTCGGACGATTACGATGCTGATTTTCAACGGAATAACTGTGATTCAATCCTTTTTCATCATTAGCGGATTCTTGTTGGCGGTGCAATTCACTGACTATTGCGAACGGAATAAAACATTTGCGTTAAAAGATTTTGTTTCCAGTATTGTGTATCGATACATGAG ATTGACGCCACTCTACCTGTTCATGATCCTATTCGATGCCACATGGCTGATCAAACTACAGGACGGGCCCGTGTGGAAAAGAATAGCCGAAACCGAACGAACCTTCTGCCGGAACAACTGGTGGGCCAATTTGCTTTTCGTGAACAACTACTTTACCGTGGACGAGCCG TGTCTCCAGCAGGGCTGGTATCTCGCTACTGATTTCCAGCTGTTCATCGTTGGTCTGCTTCTGCTAGCTTTTGTTAGACGTTTCCCCAAATTGCTTCGTCCAACCCTTTTCGTTGCCGTCATTCTGTCCCACGTATCGCCCGCGCTCGTAACTTATCTCAACCGCTTGGAGGGGGTGGTTTTGATAAAACCGGA GGCACTAAAATACGTTCTCTGGTACGACCAGGGCTACCGCCAAATGTACATTCCAACTCACACGAACTGTGGCAGCTATTTGGCGGGAATGATTGCCGGTTTAACATATTATAAACTGAAACGCAGTGAGTTCAACATCCGGCGGCACAAA CCATTCTTATTACTGTGGTATTGCGCTCTTCCAGTGGCCGTTACGCTGCTGTTGTCTGCATTTATGTTTTATGAATATGATTTCGAGAAACCGGCCGTTTGGATAGCATTGTTCTCGGCACTGTCTAAGAACCTATGGGGTCTAATATTTGGAGTAATGTTTGTAGGATTGGCGCTAGGCGTAGGCT GGTTTGTAAAACGCCTGCTAAGCTATCCGGTGTTTCGACCTTTGGGAAAAATAACGTACGCTGTATATTTGTGCCATTTGTTTGTGATAAGATCTACGATGGGTAACGCTCGACAACCTATTTATGTCAGCGATATGCATATA TTAGTAGCCACTTCTTCAACATTGGTGCTGTCATATATTATGGGGCTTTTGTTATATTTGGGAATTGAACTACCTTTCTCAAATCTTTTAAAACAACTGTTCCAAAAGAAACCAG AAGCGTACTATGAGGAAAACATCAATTTGGCAAAAAATGATGTAAAAACTGTTACAGAAAACAACGGACCTTGA
- the LOC134214739 gene encoding nose resistant to fluoxetine protein 6-like isoform X1, with the protein MKSKYYLFLDLVFTLGVISALTVPFNMTEYYMLPQLYKYDDYDRCLQQLDTKAVYCIVDTTIKPNASATIWPLIEKYSNDTKRSFRHDRIQRGLCMSGCQQIMGKYDHETQMKYYLKPFNQTSEITFDRNTFRSALDWRIKYRRLVNQCVNFELKRQYSIMGYSEVEYCISNQEQDPIDYLDTIFLVVLGSIILAVILSSFLDYKLKVKRSANMKGSEYYRTPLKKGIFQKLVLFSLPRNWQILTTKRRTTLSKDLRFIQSARFLIMYLVIAGHCMLFSCIFPLLNPEYVEFNYRRTITMLIFNGITVIQSFFIISGFLLAVQFTDYCERNKTFALKDFVSSIVYRYMRLTPLYLFMILFDATWLIKLQDGPVWKRIAETERTFCRNNWWANLLFVNNYFTVDEPCLQQGWYLATDFQLFIVGLLLLAFVRRFPKLLRPTLFVAVILSHVSPALVTYLNRLEGVVLIKPEALKYVLWYDQGYRQMYIPTHTNCGSYLAGMIAGLTYYKLKRSEFNIRRHKPFLLLWYCALPVAVTLLLSAFMFYEYDFEKPAVWIALFSALSKNLWGLIFGVMFVGLALGVGWFVKRLLSYPVFRPLGKITYAVYLCHLFVIRSTMGNARQPIYVSDMHILVATSSTLVLSYIMGLLLYLGIELPFSNLLKQLFQKKPEAYYEENINLAKNDVKTVTENNGP; encoded by the exons TGACGGAGTATTATATGCTTCCCCAGCTATACAAATATGACGACTACGACCGTTGTTTGCAACAATTAGATACGAAAGCAGTTTATTGTATTGTGGACACTACCATTAAGCCTAACGCATCGGCCACAATATGGCCATTGATCGAG AAATATTCCAACGACACCAAAAGGAGCTTTCGACACGACCGCATCCAGCGGGGATTATGCATGAGCGGGTGCCAGCAAATTATGGGAAAGTACGACCACGAAACCCAGATGAAATACTATTTGAAGCCGTTCAATCAAACCAGTGAAATAACGTTCGATCGCAATACCTTCCGGAGCGCGCTCGATTGGCGTATCAAGTACAGACGGTTGGTAAATCAGTGCGTTAATTTTGAACTCAAACGACAGTACTCAATCATGGGTTACTCCGAAGTCGAATACTGTATCAGCAATCAGGAGCAGGACCCCattg ATTACTTAGACACAATATTTCTTGTGGTTTTgggatccataattctggctgTTATCCTATCGTCATTTTTGGATTACAAGCTGAAGGTAAAGCGATCGGCAAACATGAAAGGCAGCGAATACTATCGAACACCACTAAAAAAAGGCA TATTCCAGAAACTAGTCCTGTTTTCGCTACCTCGAAACTGGCAAATTCTGACAACCAAGCGACGAACCACTCTATCGAAAGATCTCCGTTTCATTCAGAGTGCCCGATTTCTCATAATGTATTTGGTAATCGCTGGCCATTGCATGCTGTTCAGTTGTATTTTTCCGCTGCTGAATCCGGAATACGTCGAGTTT AATTATCGTCGGACGATTACGATGCTGATTTTCAACGGAATAACTGTGATTCAATCCTTTTTCATCATTAGCGGATTCTTGTTGGCGGTGCAATTCACTGACTATTGCGAACGGAATAAAACATTTGCGTTAAAAGATTTTGTTTCCAGTATTGTGTATCGATACATGAG ATTGACGCCACTCTACCTGTTCATGATCCTATTCGATGCCACATGGCTGATCAAACTACAGGACGGGCCCGTGTGGAAAAGAATAGCCGAAACCGAACGAACCTTCTGCCGGAACAACTGGTGGGCCAATTTGCTTTTCGTGAACAACTACTTTACCGTGGACGAGCCG TGTCTCCAGCAGGGCTGGTATCTCGCTACTGATTTCCAGCTGTTCATCGTTGGTCTGCTTCTGCTAGCTTTTGTTAGACGTTTCCCCAAATTGCTTCGTCCAACCCTTTTCGTTGCCGTCATTCTGTCCCACGTATCGCCCGCGCTCGTAACTTATCTCAACCGCTTGGAGGGGGTGGTTTTGATAAAACCGGA GGCACTAAAATACGTTCTCTGGTACGACCAGGGCTACCGCCAAATGTACATTCCAACTCACACGAACTGTGGCAGCTATTTGGCGGGAATGATTGCCGGTTTAACATATTATAAACTGAAACGCAGTGAGTTCAACATCCGGCGGCACAAA CCATTCTTATTACTGTGGTATTGCGCTCTTCCAGTGGCCGTTACGCTGCTGTTGTCTGCATTTATGTTTTATGAATATGATTTCGAGAAACCGGCCGTTTGGATAGCATTGTTCTCGGCACTGTCTAAGAACCTATGGGGTCTAATATTTGGAGTAATGTTTGTAGGATTGGCGCTAGGCGTAGGCT GGTTTGTAAAACGCCTGCTAAGCTATCCGGTGTTTCGACCTTTGGGAAAAATAACGTACGCTGTATATTTGTGCCATTTGTTTGTGATAAGATCTACGATGGGTAACGCTCGACAACCTATTTATGTCAGCGATATGCATATA TTAGTAGCCACTTCTTCAACATTGGTGCTGTCATATATTATGGGGCTTTTGTTATATTTGGGAATTGAACTACCTTTCTCAAATCTTTTAAAACAACTGTTCCAAAAGAAACCAG AAGCGTACTATGAGGAAAACATCAATTTGGCAAAAAATGATGTAAAAACTGTTACAGAAAACAACGGACCTTGA